The following are encoded together in the Montipora capricornis isolate CH-2021 chromosome 5, ASM3666992v2, whole genome shotgun sequence genome:
- the LOC138048439 gene encoding uncharacterized protein: protein MDDTQLYLSFETSSAEDLSICKSTIEDCVKDIDLWMLANKLKLNSDKTEILVFSSCYCPRPALNNLVIASETVDCSTTAKNIGVIFNNSLSMLPHVTAVCKSSFFHLRNIFKIRKFLSYDTCKILIHAFITSRIDYCNSLLYGQPKCILQRLQSVLNSAARLIHLSSRYEHVTPLLIQLHWLPIEQRITFKIAVITFKALHGSAPDYITELIKPYIPSRSLRSSNKLLLFKPRFNLKTYGGRSFTMAAPSVWNTLPLELRSCCSLSSFKSKLKTLLFKASYDVVL, encoded by the coding sequence ATGGATGATACGCAGTTATATTTATCCTTTGAAACGTCATCTGCTGAGGATTTGTCAATTTGTAAATCTACTATTGAAGACTGCGTTAAGGATATTGACTTGTGGATGCTAGCAAACAAACTGAAACTGAACAGTGACAAGACAGAAATTCTAGTATTTTCGTCCTGCTATTGCCCACGTCCTGCTTTGAACAACCTTGTCATTGCTTCTGAAACTGTTGACTGTTCAACTACTGCTAAGAATATTGGAGTTATTTTCAACAATTCTCTGTCAATGCTTCCGCATGTTACAGCTGTATGCAAGTCTTCTTTCTTTCATCTTCGAAACATTTTCAAGATTCGCAAGTTTCTTTCTTATGATACATGCAAAATTCTAATTCATGCCTTCATCACGTCAAGGATCGACTATTGTAATTCGCTGCTCTATGGTCAGCCAAAATGTATTTTACAACGTCTGCAGAGTGTCCTTAATAGTGCTGCAAGGCTCATTCATCTTAGCAGTAGATACGAACATGTCACTCCTTTGCTTATCCAGCTTCATTGGCTCCCTATTGAACAGAGGATCACTTTTAAAATTGCTGTCATTACATTCAAGGCTCTTCATGGTTCTGCACCTGATTATATCACTGAGCTCATAAAACCTTATATACCTAGTAGATCCTTACGATCTTCAAACAAATTGTTGCTTTTTAAACCTAGATTTAATCTTAAGACCTATGGTGGCCGGTCCTTTACGATGGCCGCTCCTTCTGTTTGGAATACCCTTCCGTTGGAACTCAGATCGTGTTGttccctttcttcttttaaatccaAGTTGAAGACATTACTTTTTAAAGCTTCTTATGATGTAGTTTTGTAG
- the LOC138048832 gene encoding uncharacterized protein has product MATFREAREALLLANDLDLIDDEEMLLLYDLNRSKNLDIPYWKYGKFELDSLSDDECKSECPFLKHDIYTLLDLLNLPDKITCQNHFFVYSEEALCLLLRRFAYPCRYEDLVPRFGRPVPQLSMVVSETMDLLYARFGNLFSCLNQPWLSQANLVDFSQSIDRKGAALDNCWGFIDGTVRPVARPGEHQRVLFNGHKRVHAIKFQSVVAPNGLIVNLFGPVEVRRHDSGMLAMSGLLPMLETHCLTPTGQPLCLYGDPAYPLRVHLQGPFKGAALTAQQQLFNLSMSRVRTAVEWVFGDILEYFSFLDFKRNLKVGLSAVGKMYIICALLRNAHSCAYGSTTSTFFGVDPPSLEHYFI; this is encoded by the coding sequence atggccacATTCAGGGAGGCAAGGGAGGCCCTTTTGCTTGCAAACGACCTGGATTTGATCGACGATGAGGAAATGCTGCTACTGTACGATTTAAACAGATCAAAAAACCTTGACATTCCCTACTGGAAATACGGGAAATTCGAACTAGACTCTCTATCTGACGACGAATGCAAGAGTGAATGTCCCTTTCTGAAACACGACATCTATACTTTACTCGACCTATTGAACCTACCAGACAAAATTACTTGTCAGAACCATTTTTTTGTGTACAGTGAGGAAGCTTTATGTCTGCTTTTACGTAGATTTGCCTATCCGTGTAGGTACGAAGACCTCGTTCCACGGTTTGGAAGACCTGTCCCGCAGTTAAGTATGGTGGTGTCCGAAACGATGGATTTACTTTATGCCCGCTTTGGAAACTTGTTTTCGTGTCTAAACCAACCATGGCTCTCCCAGGCTAATCTGGTAGATTTTTCTCAGTCGATCGACAGGAAAGGAGCCGCTCTTGATAACTGCTGGGGCTTTATCGATGGAACTGTGCGACCAGTTGCGAGGCCTGGTGAACATCAAAGGGTGTTATTTAATGGACACAAGCGAGTTCATGCAATTAAATTTCAAAGTGTTGTTGCACCTAATGGCCTTATTGTTAACCTTTTTGGTCCTGTTGAAGTAAGGAGACATGACAGTGGAATGCTGGCAATGTCTGGCTTGCTACCAATGTTGGAAACACACTGTTTAACTCCAACTGGCCAACCTCTATGTTTGTATGGCGACCCTGCATATCCGTTAAGAGTCCACCTGCAGGGACCATTCAAAGGTGCTGCCTTAACAGCACAGCAGCAACTGTTCAATTTGTCAATGAGTAGAGTAAGAACTGCAGTAGAGTGGGTTTTTGGTGATATTTTAGAgtacttttcttttttggattttaaaagaaatcttaAAGTTGGACTTAGTGCCGTGGGTAAAATGTACATTATTTGTGCTTTGTTGAGAAATGCCCATTCATGTGCATATGGGTCAACAACTTCTACTTTTTTTGGTGTTGACCCGCCTTCATTAGAGCACTactttatttaa
- the LOC138048440 gene encoding uncharacterized protein yields the protein MDYLDTITSFEAMEVEVEVNSQIVSILIVYRPPPSSANNLSTSLFMNEFSSLLESYIIKTGLLLIAGDFNFLVTSVDDSSIISDHYTVSADLQFVKPSWERKRENCLNQRKLFGIVSKLLRRNPAPLYPSCSSAADLANNFIDFFADKITTIRHELDSNPKQGIHIYEEASVATTKLHRFTCPPHSTLFKILRPLASKCCELDPVPSSILLDCLDLPGPVICKIVNLSLQTSVMPTELKQAAIRPLLKKPGLDHQHYKNFRPISELTFFSKVIEKLVALQLVDYIDSNGLCEVFQSAYRTNHSTETALIRVYNDIALSIDRRKSVVLVLLDLSAAFDTVDHFFLLSRLSARFGICDHALNWLRSYLSDTVCQNPRCFFSCE from the coding sequence ATGGATTATTTGGACACTATcacttcttttgaggccatggAAGTTGAGGTTGAAGTTAATTCCCAAATTGTTTCGATCCTTATCGTCTATCGTCCTCCACCGTCATCTGCAAACAATCTTTCTACCAGCCTTTTCATGAATGAATTTTCCTCTCTTTTGGAATCGTACATCATTAAGACTGGCTTACTTCTGATCGCTGGTGACTTCAATTTTCTTGTTACTTCAGTTGATGATTCCTCTATAATATCGGATCATTACACTGTCTCTGCTGACCTTCAATTTGTTAAGCCTAGCTGGGAAAGGAAACGTGAAAACTGCCTTAATCAGAGGAAATTGTTTGGCATTGTCAGCAAATTGCTGCGTCGTAATCCTGCACCGTTATATCCCTCCTGCTCTTCTGCGGCGGATCTGGCAAATAATTTCATTGACTTCTTTGCCGACAAAATCACCACTATTCGTCATGAACTTGATTCAAATCCTAAGCAGGGTATTCATATATATGAGGAAGCTTCAGTTGCAACAACAAAACTCCATCGTTTCACCTGTCCTCCACATTCGACTCTATTTAAGATTTTGCGTCCTTTAGCTTCAAAGTGTTGTGAACTTGACCCTGTTCCATCTTCGATACTGCTTGATTGTCTTGATCTACCTGGCCCCGTGATctgtaaaattgtaaatttgtCTTTACAAACCTCTGTCATGCCTACTGAACTTAAACAAGCTGCAATCCGTCCTTTGTTGAAGAAGCCTGGTCTCGATCATCAACACTATAAGAACTTTCGGCCAATTTCCGAACTTACTTTCTTCTCTAAAGTTATTGAAAAACTAGTGGCTTTGCAACTTGTTGATTACATTGACAGTAATGGCCTATGTGAAGTGTTTCAATCTGCCTATCGTACTAACCATAGTACTGAGACAGCTCTCATCAGGGTCTACAATGACATTGCTCTTTCCATTGACAGGCGGAAATCTGTTGTTTTGGTTCTATTGGATCTTTCGGCTGCTTTTGACACCGTCGATCATTTTTTCCTGCTCTCAAGGCTATCAGCCCGTTTTGGCATCTGTGACCATGCACTGAACTGGCTTCGTTCATATTTATCCGACACAGTTTGTCAGAATCCAAGGTGTTTCTTCTCATGTGAATGA